A portion of the Leifsonia sp. EB41 genome contains these proteins:
- a CDS encoding ABC transporter substrate-binding protein — MRSVTIGGRRLLAVSAAFAAAALVLAGCSGANNGSGGSGGTLTIGTTDKITSIDPAGSYDNGSFAVMNQVYPFLLNSPYGSPDVKPDIATSATFTSPTEYTVKLKPNLKFANGHPLTSEDVKFTFDRQLKINDPNGPASLLGNLDSVSTPDKTTAVFKLKVPNDQTFPQVLSSPAGPIVDHQVFSADKVTPDNTIVKGHAFAGQYDITSYDFNNLIAYKANPNYQGLLGKPATDKINVKYYAESSNMKLDIQKGAIDVAYRSLSATDIQSLGTDKNVKVVKGPGGELRYIVWNFNTQPYGATTPQADAKKALAVRQAAADLVDRATIAKQVYKDTYTPAYSYVPQGLTGATTVLKDLYGDGNGGPSLDKAKAALQAAGVTTPVALNLQYNPDHYGPSSGDEYALVKEQLENGGLFKVNLQSTEWVQYSKDRVKDLYPAYQLGWFPDYSDADNYLSPFFSKDNFLANHYDNPEVQSLITQQLGTTDKAARTKLIEEIQAKVGADLSTLPLLQGSQVAVVGKNVNGTDKTLDPSFKFRYAALSKG, encoded by the coding sequence ATGAGATCCGTAACAATCGGCGGACGGCGCCTGCTCGCCGTGTCGGCCGCATTCGCGGCCGCGGCGCTGGTGCTCGCGGGCTGCTCCGGGGCCAATAACGGCTCTGGTGGCAGCGGCGGCACGCTGACCATCGGCACGACCGACAAGATCACGTCGATCGACCCGGCCGGCTCGTACGACAACGGCTCCTTTGCCGTGATGAACCAGGTGTACCCGTTCCTGCTGAACTCCCCGTACGGCAGCCCGGACGTCAAGCCGGACATCGCCACGAGCGCGACGTTCACGTCGCCGACGGAGTACACAGTCAAGCTGAAGCCGAACCTGAAGTTCGCGAACGGTCACCCGCTGACCTCCGAGGACGTCAAGTTCACCTTCGACCGCCAGCTCAAGATCAACGACCCCAACGGTCCCGCGTCGCTGCTCGGCAACCTCGACAGCGTCAGCACGCCGGACAAGACGACCGCGGTCTTCAAGCTCAAGGTCCCGAACGACCAGACCTTCCCGCAGGTGCTCTCCAGCCCCGCCGGCCCGATCGTCGACCACCAGGTCTTCTCGGCCGACAAGGTCACCCCGGACAACACCATCGTCAAGGGTCACGCGTTCGCCGGTCAGTACGACATCACGAGCTACGACTTCAACAACCTGATCGCGTACAAGGCGAACCCGAACTACCAGGGTCTGCTCGGCAAGCCGGCGACGGACAAGATCAACGTCAAGTACTACGCCGAGTCGTCGAACATGAAGCTCGACATCCAGAAGGGCGCGATCGACGTCGCGTACCGCAGCCTGTCGGCGACGGACATCCAGAGCCTCGGCACGGACAAGAACGTCAAGGTCGTCAAGGGACCGGGTGGTGAGCTCCGCTACATCGTCTGGAACTTCAACACGCAGCCCTACGGCGCCACCACGCCGCAGGCCGACGCCAAGAAGGCCCTCGCCGTGCGCCAGGCCGCTGCCGACCTCGTCGACCGCGCCACCATCGCCAAGCAGGTCTACAAGGACACCTACACCCCGGCGTACTCGTACGTCCCGCAGGGCCTGACCGGCGCCACCACGGTGCTGAAGGACCTCTACGGCGACGGCAACGGCGGGCCGAGCCTCGACAAGGCGAAGGCTGCGCTGCAGGCCGCCGGCGTGACCACCCCGGTCGCGCTCAACCTGCAGTACAACCCGGACCACTACGGCCCGTCCTCCGGTGACGAGTACGCGCTCGTGAAGGAGCAGCTCGAGAACGGCGGCCTGTTCAAGGTCAACCTGCAGTCGACCGAGTGGGTCCAGTACTCCAAGGACCGTGTAAAGGACCTTTACCCGGCCTACCAGCTCGGCTGGTTCCCGGACTACTCCGACGCGGACAACTACCTGTCGCCGTTCTTCAGCAAGGACAACTTCCTCGCGAACCACTACGACAACCCCGAGGTGCAGTCGCTGATCACCCAGCAGCTCGGCACCACCGACAAGGCCGCCCGCACCAAGCTGATCGAGGAGATCCAGGCGAAGGTGGGCGCCGACCTGTCCACCCTGCCCCTGCTCCAGGGTTCGCAGGTGGCGGTCGTCGGCAAGAACGTGAACGGCACCGACAAGACGCTCGACCCGTCGTTCAAGTTCCGCTACGCCGCCCTCTCGAAGGGCTAG
- the dnaG gene encoding DNA primase produces the protein MAGRIRQSDIEEVKARTNIADIIGDYVSLKPGGVGSLKGLCPFHDEKSPSFNVRPGVGRYHCFGCGEGGDVYAFLVKLDHVSFTEAVERLAGRIGYQLHYEEGGGGPSESSGNRARLLAANNAAEEFFRERLAAPDADPGRRFLGERGFDAAAAAHFGVGFAPKSWDELTTHLRGKGFSPDELLAAGLVSQRDRGVYDRFRGRLVWPIRDVTGQTIGFGARRLLEDDNGPKYLNTPETAVYKKAQVLYGLDLAKRDISRNGTATIVEGYTDVMACHLSGVTTAIATCGTAFGSEHIRVLRRVLGDKDYDSTQRSVVFTFDGDSAGLNAAAKAFAEEQNFVAQTYVAIAPDGLDPCDLRLKGGDSAVVAMVEQKRPLFEFMLRRIASEHDLETIEGRANAVRAGAPVLASIRDDASRDGYVRLFAKLTGAEQRDVWKVVRARGRRPDAGPVTAPVPPDAPAPVREADLTDLTQRTERESLMVLLQFPAEVGAERAARVVQVPFVNPTHAVVRDAIAIQLPSIADPGWVDRILAEVPQVYAPTVNALAVGALPQTGTDVGRYARSILDGLIDRDLLREKAELTSRLARTDPQNAELRRSLQVALASIDHERMRLRGE, from the coding sequence ATGGCGGGCCGGATACGACAGAGCGACATCGAAGAGGTCAAGGCCCGTACCAACATCGCCGACATCATCGGCGACTATGTGAGCCTGAAGCCGGGCGGCGTCGGCTCGCTCAAGGGCCTCTGCCCGTTCCACGACGAGAAGAGCCCGAGCTTCAACGTCCGGCCGGGCGTCGGCCGCTACCACTGCTTCGGCTGCGGCGAGGGCGGCGACGTCTACGCGTTCCTGGTGAAGCTCGACCACGTCTCCTTCACGGAGGCCGTCGAGCGGTTGGCGGGCCGGATCGGCTACCAGCTCCACTACGAGGAGGGCGGGGGAGGCCCGAGCGAGTCGAGCGGCAACCGTGCCAGACTGCTGGCCGCGAACAACGCCGCGGAGGAGTTCTTCCGCGAGCGGCTGGCGGCTCCTGACGCGGACCCCGGCCGCCGCTTCCTGGGCGAGCGCGGCTTCGACGCCGCGGCCGCCGCGCACTTCGGCGTCGGCTTCGCCCCGAAGAGCTGGGACGAGCTGACCACGCACCTGCGCGGCAAGGGCTTCAGCCCGGACGAGCTGCTGGCCGCCGGCCTCGTGTCGCAGCGCGACCGCGGCGTCTACGACCGGTTCCGCGGCCGGCTGGTGTGGCCGATCCGCGACGTGACCGGGCAGACGATCGGCTTCGGCGCCCGCCGCCTGCTGGAGGACGACAACGGCCCGAAATACCTGAACACGCCGGAGACCGCGGTCTACAAGAAGGCGCAGGTGCTCTACGGCCTCGACCTCGCCAAGCGGGACATCTCCCGCAACGGGACGGCGACGATCGTGGAGGGATACACCGACGTCATGGCGTGTCATCTCTCCGGGGTGACGACCGCGATCGCCACCTGTGGAACGGCCTTCGGAAGCGAGCACATCCGGGTCCTGCGGAGGGTCCTGGGCGACAAGGACTACGACAGCACGCAGCGTTCGGTGGTCTTCACGTTCGACGGAGACTCGGCCGGTCTCAACGCGGCCGCGAAGGCCTTCGCCGAAGAGCAGAACTTCGTCGCACAGACGTACGTCGCGATCGCACCGGATGGGCTCGACCCCTGTGATCTCCGGCTCAAGGGAGGCGACTCGGCCGTCGTAGCGATGGTGGAGCAGAAGCGCCCGCTCTTCGAGTTCATGCTTCGTCGCATCGCTTCCGAGCACGACCTGGAGACGATCGAGGGGAGGGCGAACGCCGTTCGCGCAGGAGCGCCGGTCCTCGCGAGCATCCGCGACGACGCGTCTAGGGACGGCTATGTGCGGCTGTTCGCGAAACTGACGGGCGCCGAGCAGCGCGATGTCTGGAAGGTGGTTCGTGCGCGGGGAAGGCGCCCCGACGCCGGCCCGGTCACCGCTCCCGTACCGCCGGACGCTCCCGCGCCGGTCAGGGAGGCGGACCTCACGGACCTCACCCAGCGCACCGAGCGCGAGAGCCTCATGGTGCTGCTCCAGTTCCCCGCGGAGGTCGGCGCCGAGCGTGCCGCCCGCGTCGTGCAGGTTCCGTTCGTGAACCCGACCCACGCGGTCGTCCGCGACGCCATCGCGATCCAGCTCCCGTCCATCGCCGACCCCGGCTGGGTGGACCGCATCCTCGCCGAGGTGCCGCAGGTTTACGCGCCGACCGTGAACGCCCTCGCCGTCGGCGCCCTGCCGCAGACCGGGACCGATGTCGGCCGCTACGCACGCTCCATCCTGGACGGCCTGATCGACCGCGATCTGCTGCGCGAGAAGGCCGAGCTGACCTCCCGCCTGGCGCGCACCGACCCGCAGAACGCCGAGCTGCGGCGCTCGCTCCAGGTGGCGCTGGCGTCGATCGATCACGAGCGGATGCGGCTGCGCGGCGAGTAG
- a CDS encoding DUF4282 domain-containing protein produces MSSPQPPTGGDRPTEAEPGAAAEHAPAPDQPAPATRPAAAKRAPSPRKRIPKTESISPNGEAPEILDAMLGKAATEDTVEATTPAKPRRRPAASRSKAASAPDTSTSPAEPVVAADTAEPHEEEAATAVLPTADDFYRVPTAETEILNPATASEESAEAETELLPASPAAEPVPVGAVSEDTTAAASAETTAEAAAPAAAHTSGAAHANGAPVGEDAPPPPAAGPHAPRPGRTMNDLADRLDDSRFFSSLFDFTFTSYVTRKLAGPVYVVGLVLIGLGIVVGFANSLGIAIATRSPGGGAFVFLLGVLVTLVAAILSVLLLRVTIEVFCAIIEIAQNTRRRRPPRD; encoded by the coding sequence ATGAGCAGCCCACAGCCCCCCACGGGCGGCGACCGGCCCACAGAGGCCGAGCCCGGCGCGGCGGCGGAGCACGCGCCCGCCCCCGATCAGCCGGCGCCCGCTACCCGGCCCGCGGCTGCGAAGCGCGCACCTTCGCCGCGCAAGCGCATCCCGAAGACGGAGTCCATCTCGCCGAACGGCGAGGCCCCGGAGATCCTCGACGCCATGCTGGGCAAGGCCGCCACGGAGGACACGGTGGAGGCCACGACGCCCGCGAAGCCGCGCCGTCGCCCGGCCGCGTCGCGCAGCAAGGCGGCGTCGGCGCCCGACACTTCGACCTCACCGGCCGAGCCCGTCGTCGCGGCGGACACCGCCGAGCCGCACGAGGAGGAGGCTGCGACCGCGGTCCTCCCGACCGCGGACGACTTCTACCGGGTCCCGACCGCCGAGACGGAGATCCTGAATCCCGCGACGGCGAGCGAGGAGTCGGCCGAGGCCGAGACCGAGCTGCTGCCGGCGTCTCCCGCCGCCGAGCCGGTGCCGGTCGGGGCGGTCTCCGAAGACACCACGGCGGCCGCCTCCGCGGAGACCACGGCTGAGGCCGCCGCTCCGGCCGCTGCGCACACGAGCGGTGCCGCGCACGCGAACGGGGCCCCCGTCGGCGAGGACGCCCCGCCGCCTCCCGCAGCCGGCCCGCACGCCCCGCGGCCCGGTCGGACCATGAACGACCTCGCCGACCGCCTCGACGACTCGCGGTTCTTCTCGTCGCTGTTCGACTTCACTTTCACCAGCTACGTGACGCGCAAGCTCGCCGGCCCGGTCTATGTCGTCGGGCTCGTCCTGATCGGCCTCGGGATCGTGGTGGGCTTCGCCAACAGCCTCGGCATCGCGATCGCGACCCGGTCTCCGGGAGGGGGCGCATTCGTGTTTCTGCTGGGCGTCCTGGTGACGCTCGTGGCCGCCATCCTGAGCGTGCTGCTGCTCCGGGTGACCATCGAGGTCTTCTGCGCGATCATCGAGATCGCCCAGAACACCCGGCGCAGGCGCCCGCCGCGCGACTGA
- a CDS encoding deoxyguanosinetriphosphate triphosphohydrolase: MVDSATATVDSVPADGYTERDRERWLPEHHSSRRSDFARDRARLLHSSALRRLAAKTQVLSPTAGLDFARNRLTHSLEVAQVGRELAASLGLDPDIVDTACLAHDIGHPPFGHNGERALNAWAEDIGGFEGNAQTLRLLTRLEPKVFGRDGRPYGLNLTRASLDASCKYPWPETHSVADPSGRAKFGFYADDHGVFEWMRADAPERQRCIEAQVMDLSDDIAYSVHDFEDAVVNGYIDVAALGSRVDHDDLVSSMYEWVGGEFSHDELIAAFDRLDTLDIWLDRWDGSRRAQAHLKNLTSQLIGRFAHAAVHETKHRAGRVELRRFGADVVVPDAIRAEIAVLKGIVATFVMSRNTRQPIYAQQRQVLMALADVLFSRGPKELDPGFQEDWRLAGSDAERKRVVVDQVASLTDQSALSWFERLVQH, translated from the coding sequence GTGGTGGATAGCGCGACGGCGACCGTCGACAGCGTCCCGGCCGACGGCTACACCGAGCGCGACCGGGAGCGCTGGCTCCCCGAGCACCATTCCAGCCGCCGCAGCGACTTCGCCCGCGACCGGGCCCGCCTGCTGCACTCCAGCGCCCTGCGCCGCCTCGCCGCCAAGACCCAGGTGCTCAGCCCGACGGCCGGCCTCGACTTCGCACGCAACCGGCTGACGCACTCGCTGGAGGTCGCCCAGGTCGGTCGCGAACTCGCGGCGAGCCTCGGGCTCGACCCCGACATCGTCGACACCGCGTGCCTGGCCCACGACATCGGCCACCCGCCCTTCGGCCACAACGGCGAGCGCGCGCTCAACGCCTGGGCGGAGGACATCGGCGGCTTCGAGGGCAACGCTCAGACGCTGCGCCTGCTCACCCGTCTGGAGCCCAAGGTGTTCGGCCGCGACGGCCGACCCTACGGGCTCAACCTGACCCGTGCGAGCCTCGACGCGAGCTGCAAGTACCCGTGGCCGGAGACCCACTCGGTCGCAGACCCGAGCGGGCGCGCGAAGTTCGGCTTCTACGCCGACGACCACGGCGTCTTCGAGTGGATGCGCGCCGATGCCCCCGAACGCCAGCGCTGCATCGAGGCGCAGGTGATGGACCTCTCCGACGACATCGCCTACTCCGTGCACGACTTCGAGGACGCCGTCGTCAACGGCTACATCGACGTGGCGGCGCTCGGCAGCCGGGTCGACCACGACGATCTGGTCAGCTCGATGTACGAGTGGGTGGGCGGCGAGTTCAGCCATGACGAGCTGATCGCGGCGTTCGACCGTCTCGACACCCTGGACATCTGGCTCGACCGGTGGGACGGCAGCAGGCGCGCGCAGGCGCACCTGAAGAACCTCACCAGCCAGCTCATCGGCCGGTTCGCGCATGCCGCCGTCCACGAGACAAAGCACCGCGCGGGCCGGGTGGAGCTTCGCCGGTTCGGTGCGGATGTGGTTGTGCCCGACGCCATCCGGGCGGAGATCGCCGTGCTGAAGGGGATCGTCGCCACGTTCGTGATGTCGCGCAACACGCGTCAGCCGATCTACGCGCAGCAGCGGCAGGTGCTGATGGCGCTGGCCGATGTGCTCTTCTCGCGCGGGCCGAAGGAGCTGGACCCGGGATTCCAGGAGGACTGGCGACTCGCCGGCAGCGACGCGGAGCGCAAGCGCGTGGTGGTCGACCAGGTCGCGAGCCTGACCGACCAGTCGGCGCTGAGCTGGTTCGAGCGTCTCGTGCAGCACTGA
- the dusB gene encoding tRNA dihydrouridine synthase DusB — MSTTATLAPRTETSPRLSIGPLALDVPVVLAPMAGITNTAFRRLCREFGAGLYVSEMITSRALVERTPESLRLITHHESETPRSIQLYGVDPKTVREAVTMLVAEDRADHIDLNFGCPVPKVTRKGGGAALPWKLNHFREIVEGAVAAAGDIPLTVKMRKGIDGDHLTYLEAGKAAEGAGVASIALHARTAAEFYSGQADWSAIAKLKETITGTPVLGNGDIWSAADALRMVDETGCDGVVVGRGCLGRPWLFGDLAAAFRARAGEITAEEAALAQAHPTLGQVAATFRRHAELLVEFFDSEERGCRDIRKHVAWYFKGYPVGGDLRASLATVDTLAHLDDLLATLDWSQEYPGEAAEGQRGRAGSPKRPALPEGWLDSRELAGSARAEVAEAEVHNSGG, encoded by the coding sequence ATGTCTACTACCGCCACCCTAGCTCCCCGCACGGAGACGAGCCCCCGCCTGTCCATCGGCCCGCTCGCCCTCGACGTGCCGGTCGTCCTCGCGCCCATGGCGGGGATCACGAACACCGCCTTCCGCCGGCTCTGCCGCGAGTTCGGCGCCGGCCTCTACGTGAGCGAGATGATCACGTCCCGCGCGCTGGTCGAGCGCACCCCCGAGTCGCTGCGTCTCATCACGCACCACGAGTCGGAGACGCCGCGCAGCATCCAGCTCTACGGCGTCGACCCCAAGACCGTCCGCGAGGCGGTCACGATGCTCGTCGCGGAGGACCGCGCCGACCACATCGACCTCAACTTCGGCTGCCCGGTACCCAAGGTCACCCGCAAGGGCGGCGGCGCCGCGCTGCCGTGGAAGCTGAACCACTTCCGCGAGATCGTAGAGGGCGCTGTCGCGGCAGCGGGCGACATCCCGCTGACCGTCAAGATGCGCAAGGGCATCGACGGCGACCACCTCACCTACCTGGAGGCCGGCAAGGCCGCGGAGGGCGCCGGCGTCGCCTCGATCGCGCTGCACGCCCGCACGGCCGCCGAGTTCTACTCCGGCCAGGCCGACTGGTCCGCCATCGCGAAGCTCAAGGAGACCATCACCGGCACCCCGGTGCTCGGCAACGGCGACATCTGGTCGGCGGCCGACGCGCTTCGCATGGTGGACGAGACCGGCTGCGACGGCGTCGTGGTCGGCCGCGGCTGCCTCGGGAGGCCGTGGCTGTTCGGCGACCTGGCGGCAGCGTTCCGCGCCCGCGCGGGCGAGATCACCGCGGAGGAGGCCGCGCTCGCGCAGGCCCACCCGACGCTGGGGCAGGTGGCGGCGACGTTCCGCCGGCACGCCGAGCTGCTGGTCGAGTTCTTCGACAGCGAGGAGCGCGGCTGCCGCGACATCCGCAAGCATGTCGCCTGGTACTTCAAGGGCTACCCGGTCGGCGGCGACCTGCGTGCCAGCCTCGCGACGGTCGACACGCTCGCGCACCTCGACGATCTGCTGGCGACGCTCGACTGGAGCCAGGAGTACCCGGGCGAGGCCGCGGAGGGCCAGCGCGGCCGCGCCGGCTCGCCCAAGCGTCCCGCCCTCCCCGAAGGCTGGCTCGACAGCCGCGAGCTCGCGGGCAGCGCCCGCGCGGAGGTCGCCGAAGCGGAGGTGCACAACAGTGGTGGATAG
- a CDS encoding aminoacyl-tRNA deacylase, with protein MAESPEAVETGGGRRRVEDDARARGIPVRIVERPAARSLEEAASLLGIEPGDIVKTLVVKRSDDTFVFALVPGGRKISWPKLRAVLHVNKLQLPDASVAFAATGYERGTITPFGSTTAWPVIADTTVAGRTVSMGAGEHGYSLFVDADALLAGFAATLADITGPE; from the coding sequence ATGGCCGAGAGCCCCGAAGCTGTGGAAACCGGCGGCGGACGCCGACGTGTGGAGGACGATGCCCGGGCCCGCGGCATCCCGGTGCGGATCGTGGAGCGGCCCGCTGCGCGCAGCCTGGAGGAGGCCGCGTCACTGCTCGGGATCGAGCCGGGCGACATCGTCAAGACGCTCGTGGTCAAGCGCAGCGATGACACGTTCGTGTTCGCGCTGGTGCCAGGAGGCCGCAAGATCTCCTGGCCGAAGCTGCGCGCCGTCCTCCACGTCAACAAGCTGCAGCTCCCGGACGCGTCGGTTGCGTTCGCCGCGACCGGCTACGAGCGCGGGACCATCACGCCCTTCGGCAGCACGACCGCGTGGCCCGTGATCGCCGACACGACCGTCGCCGGCCGCACCGTCTCGATGGGCGCGGGCGAGCACGGCTACTCGCTGTTCGTCGACGCGGACGCCCTCCTGGCCGGCTTCGCCGCCACCCTCGCCGACATCACCGGCCCCGAGTAG
- a CDS encoding DUF559 domain-containing protein yields MPSAVVDGTLRSRCIAYRAVMTPGSCFSHSTAATLYGMSLPPRIADSEVLHVSALEGGRAPRGRGVIGHKSRLTPAEIRLVGGLRLPNPEEVFCQLAASLTPDELVVAGDSCLRRKRPISTLPQLHAAVRAAVGRPGARTLRAVIPQIRADTDSAMETVIRLHIVRAGLPEPVVNRPIRVGSGIELHGDLVYPVAKVVIEYDGDHHRTDPAQYFSDVNRLWALENAGWRVVRINRSHLHAGASVALARIRAALASRGRNTPF; encoded by the coding sequence GTGCCGAGTGCGGTCGTCGATGGAACTCTCAGATCGCGGTGTATCGCGTACCGAGCGGTTATGACACCAGGCTCGTGCTTCAGCCATTCGACCGCCGCAACGCTCTACGGGATGTCCCTGCCGCCACGCATCGCCGACTCCGAGGTGCTCCATGTCTCGGCCCTCGAAGGTGGAAGGGCGCCACGAGGACGGGGCGTCATAGGCCACAAGTCCAGATTGACCCCCGCGGAGATACGACTCGTGGGAGGACTGCGATTGCCGAACCCCGAGGAGGTGTTCTGTCAGTTGGCGGCGTCACTCACACCAGACGAACTGGTCGTGGCCGGCGATTCATGTCTCCGCCGAAAGCGCCCCATCTCCACGCTGCCGCAGCTCCACGCAGCGGTCCGCGCCGCTGTCGGGCGGCCTGGTGCGCGGACGCTCCGTGCGGTCATACCGCAGATACGCGCGGACACGGACTCGGCGATGGAGACGGTGATACGCCTGCACATCGTCCGGGCGGGGCTCCCCGAGCCTGTCGTAAATCGCCCCATCCGAGTGGGGTCGGGCATAGAACTGCACGGCGATCTCGTCTATCCCGTAGCGAAGGTGGTGATCGAGTATGACGGCGACCACCACCGGACGGATCCGGCGCAGTACTTCTCGGACGTCAATCGCCTGTGGGCGCTGGAGAACGCCGGCTGGCGGGTCGTGCGGATCAACCGCTCGCACCTACACGCCGGGGCAAGTGTTGCGCTGGCGCGTATCCGTGCCGCGCTCGCATCGAGGGGACGCAACACGCCGTTCTGA
- a CDS encoding DsbA family protein, whose amino-acid sequence MSEPIKIDIWSDIACPWCYIGKRKFENGSATFAGAGEGRAVEVEYHSFELSPDTPVDFDGSEVDFLAGHKGIPAEQVHQMLDRVTGIASSVGLDYDFDALQHTNTVKAHELLHFAKAQGKQLELAERLFQAYFIEGGHVGRAESLADLAASVGLSREDALAAMESGEYLEAVREDQRTAAEYGINGVPFFVIEGKYGVSGAQDAATFAQVLEQVWSERAAAPTEARA is encoded by the coding sequence GTGAGCGAACCCATCAAGATCGACATCTGGTCCGACATCGCGTGCCCGTGGTGCTACATCGGCAAGCGCAAGTTCGAGAACGGCAGTGCGACGTTCGCCGGCGCCGGCGAGGGCCGCGCGGTGGAGGTCGAGTACCACTCCTTCGAGCTGTCGCCGGACACCCCGGTGGACTTCGACGGCAGCGAGGTGGACTTCCTCGCCGGCCACAAGGGCATCCCCGCCGAGCAGGTGCACCAGATGCTCGACCGGGTGACCGGGATCGCGTCCTCCGTCGGCCTCGACTACGACTTCGACGCCCTCCAGCACACCAACACCGTGAAGGCCCACGAGCTCCTGCACTTCGCCAAGGCGCAGGGCAAGCAGCTCGAGCTGGCGGAGCGGCTCTTCCAGGCCTACTTCATCGAGGGCGGCCACGTCGGCCGCGCCGAGTCGCTCGCCGACCTCGCGGCGTCGGTCGGGCTGTCCCGGGAGGACGCGCTAGCGGCGATGGAGTCCGGCGAGTACCTGGAAGCGGTGCGGGAGGACCAGCGCACGGCGGCCGAGTACGGCATCAACGGCGTCCCCTTCTTCGTCATCGAGGGGAAGTACGGCGTGTCGGGCGCACAGGACGCCGCGACGTTCGCGCAGGTCTTGGAACAGGTCTGGTCCGAGCGCGCCGCGGCCCCGACGGAGGCGCGCGCGTGA
- a CDS encoding isoprenyl transferase, with protein MTPKPYTHKDAVAYRPVDWTGLYPPAFPPKAVPEHVAIVMDGNGRWANRQGLTRIEGHRAGEASLLDVVAGAIQVGVKHLSVYAFSTENWKRSPDEVRFLMGFNREVLHRRRDQLNEWGVRVRWAGRTPRLWSSVIKELQYAERLTAGNDVLTLTMCVNYGGRTEIADAVREIAAEVAAGRLKPSAVGEKTIQRHLYLPDMPDVDLFVRSSGEQRTSNFLLWQSAYAEMVFLDTLWPDFSRTDLWEAVELFARRNRRFGGAVDTPDDVAL; from the coding sequence ATGACGCCCAAGCCGTACACGCACAAGGACGCGGTCGCCTACCGGCCGGTCGACTGGACGGGGCTCTACCCGCCCGCGTTCCCGCCGAAGGCGGTCCCGGAGCACGTCGCCATCGTGATGGACGGCAACGGCCGCTGGGCGAACCGCCAGGGCCTCACCCGTATCGAGGGGCACCGCGCCGGGGAGGCCTCCCTGCTGGACGTGGTGGCCGGGGCCATCCAGGTCGGTGTCAAGCACCTCAGCGTCTACGCGTTCTCGACCGAGAACTGGAAGCGTTCGCCCGACGAGGTCCGCTTCCTGATGGGCTTCAACCGGGAGGTGCTGCACCGCAGGCGCGACCAGCTCAACGAGTGGGGGGTGCGGGTGCGCTGGGCCGGCCGTACGCCGCGGCTCTGGTCGTCCGTCATCAAGGAGCTGCAGTACGCCGAGCGCTTGACGGCGGGCAACGACGTCCTGACGCTCACGATGTGCGTCAACTACGGCGGGCGCACCGAGATCGCGGACGCCGTGCGGGAGATCGCCGCGGAGGTCGCCGCCGGCCGGCTGAAGCCGTCCGCGGTGGGCGAGAAGACCATCCAGCGGCACCTCTACCTCCCGGACATGCCGGACGTCGACCTGTTCGTGCGCAGCTCGGGGGAGCAGCGGACCAGCAACTTCCTGCTCTGGCAGAGCGCGTACGCGGAGATGGTGTTCCTCGACACGCTGTGGCCGGACTTCTCACGCACCGACCTGTGGGAGGCCGTCGAGCTCTTCGCGCGGCGCAACCGGCGGTTCGGGGGAGCGGTGGACACCCCGGACGACGTCGCGCTGTAG
- the recO gene encoding DNA repair protein RecO: protein MPVYRDEVVVLRTHKLGEADRIVTMLSRQHGKIRAVAKGVRRTASKFGSRLEPFMVADVQLYEGRTLDVVTQAETIGSYGALIADDYASYTAANAMVEAADRLTEAEASLQQYLLLVGALRSLSRREHGPQLTLDSYLLRALSLAGWAPSFLDCSRCGAPGPHEHVVVQLGGVVCDDCAPPGAPRIDAATIALLGSLLTGDWEAAEAADDSTRSKANGLVAAYTQWHLERGLRSLQHVQHDQKASG, encoded by the coding sequence GTGCCTGTCTACCGTGATGAAGTCGTCGTGCTGCGCACCCACAAGCTGGGTGAGGCCGACCGCATCGTCACCATGCTCAGCCGGCAGCACGGCAAGATCCGCGCGGTGGCGAAGGGCGTGCGGCGCACGGCCTCCAAGTTCGGCTCGCGCCTGGAGCCGTTCATGGTCGCCGACGTGCAGCTCTACGAGGGGCGCACGCTCGACGTGGTGACCCAGGCCGAGACGATCGGCTCGTACGGCGCGCTGATCGCAGACGACTACGCCAGCTACACCGCCGCCAACGCGATGGTGGAGGCCGCCGACCGGCTGACCGAGGCCGAGGCCTCCCTGCAGCAGTACCTCCTGCTCGTCGGCGCCCTCCGCTCGCTGTCTCGTCGCGAGCACGGACCGCAGCTCACCCTCGACTCCTACCTGCTGCGCGCGTTGTCGCTCGCGGGCTGGGCGCCGAGCTTCCTCGACTGCTCGCGCTGTGGAGCACCTGGCCCCCACGAGCACGTGGTGGTCCAGCTCGGCGGCGTGGTGTGCGACGACTGCGCGCCACCCGGGGCTCCCCGCATCGACGCCGCCACCATCGCGCTGCTCGGCTCGCTGCTCACCGGCGACTGGGAGGCGGCCGAGGCGGCCGACGACTCCACCCGGTCGAAGGCGAACGGACTCGTGGCCGCGTACACCCAATGGCATCTGGAGCGCGGCCTGCGCTCCCTGCAGCACGTCCAGCACGATCAGAAGGCGAGTGGATGA